One genomic window of Punica granatum isolate Tunisia-2019 chromosome 1, ASM765513v2, whole genome shotgun sequence includes the following:
- the LOC116192036 gene encoding copper chaperone for superoxide dismutase, chloroplastic/cytosolic-like isoform X2: MAFPLLRAVPNTSAAIAASSIPATFAFSSSYFSSSSSPSSNSFRFAKTHLSSFTNPPRAPRHFHLVQSFAQSPSALPMEAPTSQQTEFMVDMKCEGCVNSVKNKLLTVDGVKNIESDLTNQVVRVLGTSPVKVLTEALEQTGCRARLIGQGVPEDFLISAAVVEFKGPDIFGVVRFAQLNMELVRIEANFSGLSPGAHGWSINEFGDLTRGAASTGDVFNPEAEGTMETFLCCHIGHVTHLLVMFEAKVVPLSMRPNKVHRIGDLETLEADKKGEAFFSGVKKNLRVADLIGRSVVLYRTEDKSEAGIEAAVIARSAGVGENYKKLCTCDGTIIWESSSNDFVTANV; the protein is encoded by the exons ATGGCATTTCCACTTCTCAGAGCAGTACCCAACACCTCTGCTGCCATAGCAGCATCTTCGATCCCTGCAACCTTtgccttctcttcttcctaTTTCTCTTCGTCTTCGTCTCCATCTTCCAATTCATTTCGATTCGCAAAAACCCATCTTTCCTCTTTCACGAATCCACCAAGGGCCCCCCGCCATTTCCACCTCGTCCAGAGCTTCGCCCAGTCTCCCTCAGCTCTGCCCATGGAAGCTCCCACATCCCAGCAG ACTGAGTTTATGGTGGATATGAAGTGCGAGGGATGCGTTAACTCGGTCAAGAATAAGTTGCTGACTGTTGATG GGGTGAAGAACATTGAGTCGGATTTGACAAATCAGGTTGTGCGAGTTTTGGGTACTTCCCCTGTGAAAGTTCTGACAGAAGCATTGGAGCAGACCGGCTGCAGAGCCCGTCTGATAGGCCAAGGGGTACCTGAAG ATTTCTTAATTTCTGCTGCTGTCGTTGAGTTCAAAGGCCCTGATATTTTCGGCGTAGTTCGATTTGCTCAATTGAACATGGAATTGGTACGGATTGAGGCCAACTTTAGTGGACTCTCTCCTGGAGCACATGGTTGGTCCATCAATGAGTTTGGTGATCTGACAAGAGGCGCAGCTAGCACTGGGGATGTCTTCAATCCTGAGGCTGAAGGGACCATGGAGACG TTCCTGTGCTGCCACATTGGACATGTGACACATCTTTTAGTGATGTTTGAAGCCAAGGTGGTGCCACTTAGCATGCGTCCAAACAAGGTCCAT CGGATTGGCGACCTGGAAACATTGGAAGCTGACAAGAAGGGCGAGGCCTTCTTCTCGGGTGTAAAAAAGAATCTGAGGGTTGCTGATCTGATTGGGCGGTCGGTAGTTCTGTACCGAACCGAAGATAAGTCGGAGGCAGGCATTGAAGCTGCTGTAATAGCAAGAAGTGCTGGTGTAGGTGAGAACTACAAGAAGCTCTGCACATGTGACGGGACAATCATATGGGAGTCTAGCAGTAATGATTTTGTCACTGCAAATGTTTGA
- the LOC116192036 gene encoding copper chaperone for superoxide dismutase, chloroplastic/cytosolic-like isoform X3, translating to MAFPLLRAVPNTSAAIAASSIPATFAFSSSYFSSSSSPSSNSFRFAKTHLSSFTNPPRAPRHFHLVQSFAQSPSALPMEAPTSQQNGGVLPELLTEFMVDMKCEGCVNSVKNKLLTVDGVKNIESDLTNQVVRVLGTSPVKVLTEALEQTGCRARLIGQGVPEDFLISAAVVEFKGPDIFGVVRFAQLNMELVRIEANFSGLSPGAHGWSINEFGDLTRGAASTGDVFNPEAEGTMETRIGDLETLEADKKGEAFFSGVKKNLRVADLIGRSVVLYRTEDKSEAGIEAAVIARSAGVGENYKKLCTCDGTIIWESSSNDFVTANV from the exons ATGGCATTTCCACTTCTCAGAGCAGTACCCAACACCTCTGCTGCCATAGCAGCATCTTCGATCCCTGCAACCTTtgccttctcttcttcctaTTTCTCTTCGTCTTCGTCTCCATCTTCCAATTCATTTCGATTCGCAAAAACCCATCTTTCCTCTTTCACGAATCCACCAAGGGCCCCCCGCCATTTCCACCTCGTCCAGAGCTTCGCCCAGTCTCCCTCAGCTCTGCCCATGGAAGCTCCCACATCCCAGCAG AATGGTGGGGTTTTGCCGGAGCTACTT ACTGAGTTTATGGTGGATATGAAGTGCGAGGGATGCGTTAACTCGGTCAAGAATAAGTTGCTGACTGTTGATG GGGTGAAGAACATTGAGTCGGATTTGACAAATCAGGTTGTGCGAGTTTTGGGTACTTCCCCTGTGAAAGTTCTGACAGAAGCATTGGAGCAGACCGGCTGCAGAGCCCGTCTGATAGGCCAAGGGGTACCTGAAG ATTTCTTAATTTCTGCTGCTGTCGTTGAGTTCAAAGGCCCTGATATTTTCGGCGTAGTTCGATTTGCTCAATTGAACATGGAATTGGTACGGATTGAGGCCAACTTTAGTGGACTCTCTCCTGGAGCACATGGTTGGTCCATCAATGAGTTTGGTGATCTGACAAGAGGCGCAGCTAGCACTGGGGATGTCTTCAATCCTGAGGCTGAAGGGACCATGGAGACG CGGATTGGCGACCTGGAAACATTGGAAGCTGACAAGAAGGGCGAGGCCTTCTTCTCGGGTGTAAAAAAGAATCTGAGGGTTGCTGATCTGATTGGGCGGTCGGTAGTTCTGTACCGAACCGAAGATAAGTCGGAGGCAGGCATTGAAGCTGCTGTAATAGCAAGAAGTGCTGGTGTAGGTGAGAACTACAAGAAGCTCTGCACATGTGACGGGACAATCATATGGGAGTCTAGCAGTAATGATTTTGTCACTGCAAATGTTTGA
- the LOC116192036 gene encoding copper chaperone for superoxide dismutase, chloroplastic/cytosolic-like isoform X1: MAFPLLRAVPNTSAAIAASSIPATFAFSSSYFSSSSSPSSNSFRFAKTHLSSFTNPPRAPRHFHLVQSFAQSPSALPMEAPTSQQNGGVLPELLTEFMVDMKCEGCVNSVKNKLLTVDGVKNIESDLTNQVVRVLGTSPVKVLTEALEQTGCRARLIGQGVPEDFLISAAVVEFKGPDIFGVVRFAQLNMELVRIEANFSGLSPGAHGWSINEFGDLTRGAASTGDVFNPEAEGTMETFLCCHIGHVTHLLVMFEAKVVPLSMRPNKVHRIGDLETLEADKKGEAFFSGVKKNLRVADLIGRSVVLYRTEDKSEAGIEAAVIARSAGVGENYKKLCTCDGTIIWESSSNDFVTANV, encoded by the exons ATGGCATTTCCACTTCTCAGAGCAGTACCCAACACCTCTGCTGCCATAGCAGCATCTTCGATCCCTGCAACCTTtgccttctcttcttcctaTTTCTCTTCGTCTTCGTCTCCATCTTCCAATTCATTTCGATTCGCAAAAACCCATCTTTCCTCTTTCACGAATCCACCAAGGGCCCCCCGCCATTTCCACCTCGTCCAGAGCTTCGCCCAGTCTCCCTCAGCTCTGCCCATGGAAGCTCCCACATCCCAGCAG AATGGTGGGGTTTTGCCGGAGCTACTT ACTGAGTTTATGGTGGATATGAAGTGCGAGGGATGCGTTAACTCGGTCAAGAATAAGTTGCTGACTGTTGATG GGGTGAAGAACATTGAGTCGGATTTGACAAATCAGGTTGTGCGAGTTTTGGGTACTTCCCCTGTGAAAGTTCTGACAGAAGCATTGGAGCAGACCGGCTGCAGAGCCCGTCTGATAGGCCAAGGGGTACCTGAAG ATTTCTTAATTTCTGCTGCTGTCGTTGAGTTCAAAGGCCCTGATATTTTCGGCGTAGTTCGATTTGCTCAATTGAACATGGAATTGGTACGGATTGAGGCCAACTTTAGTGGACTCTCTCCTGGAGCACATGGTTGGTCCATCAATGAGTTTGGTGATCTGACAAGAGGCGCAGCTAGCACTGGGGATGTCTTCAATCCTGAGGCTGAAGGGACCATGGAGACG TTCCTGTGCTGCCACATTGGACATGTGACACATCTTTTAGTGATGTTTGAAGCCAAGGTGGTGCCACTTAGCATGCGTCCAAACAAGGTCCAT CGGATTGGCGACCTGGAAACATTGGAAGCTGACAAGAAGGGCGAGGCCTTCTTCTCGGGTGTAAAAAAGAATCTGAGGGTTGCTGATCTGATTGGGCGGTCGGTAGTTCTGTACCGAACCGAAGATAAGTCGGAGGCAGGCATTGAAGCTGCTGTAATAGCAAGAAGTGCTGGTGTAGGTGAGAACTACAAGAAGCTCTGCACATGTGACGGGACAATCATATGGGAGTCTAGCAGTAATGATTTTGTCACTGCAAATGTTTGA